The genomic region AGCATGGGGGTTGTTGAATGCATCTTTGCCATCGAGGAAGAATTCGACATCACCATTCCCTTCAACGCCAACCAGCCTGAAAAAAGTGACTTTGACATTTCAAACGTCGGTTCGATAATTTTTAGCCTTGAAGCGATGATTTCTAAATAAAAATAACGACCTGCAGGCAGAGGATGATAGTATGAAACGGGTTGTCATCACCGGGGCCGGAACGATCAACGCTTTGGGCCATTCGGTGCCAGAGACGCTTGCGGCCATGCGCAACGGGACATGCGGCATTGGCAAGCTGGAGTTTCGCGATGTCGATCGACTGACAATCAAAAT from Parasedimentitalea psychrophila harbors:
- a CDS encoding acyl carrier protein; this encodes MSIQSKVFAIIAEQAILEPSDVTLESTLDDLGIDSMGVVECIFAIEEEFDITIPFNANQPEKSDFDISNVGSIIFSLEAMISK